Proteins co-encoded in one Spirosoma endbachense genomic window:
- a CDS encoding flavodoxin, whose amino-acid sequence MTTMLMHSLLAFLLLIGACSSQTESVQVTEVASIAPNKVLIVYLSRTTNTRAIAEIIHRHVGGKLVALELEKPYPENYRATVEQVAKENETGFLPPLKTKIDTIQQYDVVFVGFPTWGMQLPPPMKSFLHQYDLKGKTVIPFNTNGGYGIGSTFQTVKELCPNSNVVEGFTMRGGSERDGQLLIIEGDKAKEAEANVVKWLRTINVLK is encoded by the coding sequence ATGACCACTATGTTAATGCACAGCCTGTTGGCATTTCTTCTGTTGATCGGGGCTTGTTCTTCTCAAACGGAGAGTGTCCAGGTTACTGAAGTAGCTTCCATAGCGCCAAACAAGGTATTGATTGTGTATTTGTCCCGAACAACTAACACCAGGGCGATAGCGGAAATCATTCACAGGCATGTAGGCGGAAAATTAGTAGCCCTTGAGTTAGAAAAGCCCTATCCCGAAAACTACCGGGCTACGGTAGAGCAGGTAGCGAAGGAAAATGAAACCGGTTTCCTGCCTCCGTTAAAAACAAAAATTGACACCATTCAGCAATACGACGTCGTATTCGTCGGCTTTCCTACCTGGGGCATGCAACTGCCCCCGCCCATGAAAAGCTTTTTGCATCAGTATGATCTAAAAGGTAAAACCGTCATTCCGTTCAATACCAATGGAGGCTATGGTATTGGCAGTACGTTCCAGACGGTAAAGGAACTCTGTCCAAACAGTAACGTAGTGGAAGGGTTTACGATGCGGGGCGGCTCGGAACGGGATGGACAATTGCTGATTATCGAAGGAGACAAGGCAAAAGAAGCTGAAGCGAACGTGGTAAAATGGTTACGGACGATTAACGTACTGAAATAA